A section of the Prochlorococcus marinus XMU1402 genome encodes:
- the metH gene encoding methionine synthase, which yields MESFRTYLNRDEKPLIIFDGGTGTSFQNLNLTADDFGGKELEGCNENLVLSSPKIVEKVHNSFLEAGCHVIETNTFGASSIVLDEYDIKNKAYEINKNAALIAKKAAAKYASVDKPRFVAGSIGPTTKLPTLGHINFDELKESYKEQIYGLTDGGVDLLLIETCQDVLQIKSALLASKEVLDSKNIDIPIMVSITMETTGTMLVGSDIASALTILEPFNIDILGLNCATGPEQMKEHIKYLSENSPFAISCIPNAGLPENIGGVAHYRLKPIELKMQLMNFIYDFNVQLIGGCCGTTPEHIKYLSSIIDEIIDNEMPNKNGKNNLSGYIPSASSIYNSVPYKQDNSILIVGERLNASGSKKVRELLNNDDWDGLVSIAKQQQKENAHVLDVNVDYVGRDGVKDMKEITSRLVTNINLPLMIDSTDADKMESGLKSAGGKCIINSTNYEDGNERFDQVLNLALGYGSGLVVGTIDEDGMARNADKKYDIAKRAINRTRECGLSDYELFFDPLALPISTGIEEDRLNAKETITAISKIRENFPEIHIILGISNISFGLSPLSRINLNSIFLDECIKAGLDSAIIAPNKILPLSKISEETKKLCLDLIYDKRKFEDDICIYDPLVELTKAFQDLSIQDFKKASSENKNLTLEESLKNHIIDGEKIGLEDQLNKALKKYKPLEIINTFLLDGMKVVGDLFGSGQMQLPFVLQSAETMKFAVSILEPHMETVEENISNGKLLIATVKGDVHDIGKNLVDIILTNNGYDVINLGIKQDVSAIIDAQKKHNADCIAMSGLLVKSTAFMKDNLEAFNNEDISVPVILGGAALTPKFVNEDCSKIYKGKILYGKDAFTDLKFMNEYMDNKKKGNWSNTEGFINNEGIDINLASSKSNSQAVKKSISIDIETSKLNLKENFIRSKFINEEEPIQAPFLGTKVLNEIDIDLNKLIFYLDTKALFSGQWQIKKGKNQSVDEYNNYLDSYAKPLLDRWLETIVEKKLISPKAVYGYFRCGRKDNSIFLFDDKSLNKISEFNFPRQKSGNNLCIADFYCDLKKDKPIDIFPMQAVTMGDIASEYSQKLFKEDKYSDYLLFHGLTVQLAEALAEYVHALIRIECGFRTEEPDKNREILAQKYRGARYSFGYPACPKVSDSNIQLSLLDAKRISLTMDESEQLHPEQSTTAIISLHSKAKYFSA from the coding sequence AAGATTTGTTGCTGGTTCAATTGGACCAACCACTAAATTACCCACATTAGGGCATATAAATTTTGATGAATTAAAGGAATCATATAAAGAACAGATATATGGTCTTACGGATGGAGGAGTTGATCTACTTTTAATTGAAACTTGTCAAGATGTATTGCAAATAAAATCTGCCTTATTAGCTTCTAAAGAAGTACTTGATAGTAAAAATATAGATATACCTATAATGGTATCTATAACAATGGAAACAACAGGTACTATGCTTGTTGGATCTGACATTGCCTCTGCATTAACAATATTAGAGCCGTTTAATATAGATATCCTTGGACTAAATTGTGCTACTGGTCCAGAACAAATGAAAGAACATATTAAATATTTATCTGAAAATTCTCCCTTCGCTATAAGCTGTATTCCCAACGCAGGACTTCCTGAAAATATTGGCGGTGTTGCTCATTACAGATTAAAGCCAATAGAATTAAAGATGCAGTTAATGAATTTTATATATGACTTTAATGTTCAATTAATAGGTGGATGTTGTGGGACAACACCCGAACATATTAAATATCTTTCTTCAATAATAGATGAAATTATTGATAACGAAATGCCAAATAAAAATGGTAAGAACAATTTAAGTGGCTATATTCCTTCTGCATCATCAATATATAATTCTGTACCGTACAAACAAGACAATTCTATTTTGATTGTAGGCGAAAGATTAAATGCAAGTGGATCTAAAAAGGTAAGGGAGTTGTTAAATAACGATGATTGGGATGGACTAGTATCAATTGCCAAGCAACAACAAAAAGAAAATGCACACGTTCTTGATGTGAATGTTGATTATGTAGGGAGAGACGGAGTGAAAGATATGAAAGAAATAACATCAAGACTTGTTACCAATATAAATTTACCATTAATGATTGACTCTACAGATGCTGACAAAATGGAAAGTGGATTAAAGTCAGCGGGTGGTAAATGTATTATAAATTCAACCAATTACGAAGACGGTAATGAAAGGTTTGATCAAGTTCTAAATTTAGCCTTGGGGTATGGTTCAGGTCTTGTTGTAGGAACTATTGATGAAGATGGAATGGCAAGGAATGCAGATAAAAAATATGACATTGCTAAACGAGCAATTAATAGAACCAGGGAATGCGGTTTGTCTGATTATGAGCTCTTTTTTGATCCATTAGCTCTTCCAATATCTACTGGGATAGAAGAAGATAGATTAAATGCTAAAGAAACAATTACTGCTATATCAAAAATTCGTGAAAATTTTCCTGAGATTCACATCATACTTGGGATATCAAACATTAGTTTTGGTCTTTCACCATTATCCAGAATTAATCTAAATTCAATATTTTTAGATGAATGCATTAAAGCAGGATTGGATTCTGCTATCATCGCACCAAATAAAATTTTGCCATTATCAAAAATTTCTGAAGAAACCAAAAAGCTTTGCTTAGATTTGATATATGACAAAAGAAAATTTGAAGATGATATTTGTATTTATGATCCATTAGTAGAATTAACAAAAGCTTTTCAAGATTTATCTATTCAAGATTTCAAAAAAGCATCTTCAGAAAATAAAAACCTAACTCTGGAAGAAAGCCTAAAAAATCATATTATTGATGGAGAAAAAATAGGTTTAGAGGATCAACTAAATAAAGCTTTAAAAAAATATAAACCTCTAGAAATAATTAATACCTTTCTACTAGATGGGATGAAAGTTGTTGGTGATTTATTTGGCTCAGGTCAAATGCAATTGCCATTTGTACTCCAATCCGCCGAAACAATGAAATTTGCCGTTTCAATTTTAGAACCACATATGGAAACTGTGGAAGAAAACATATCAAATGGAAAACTCTTAATTGCAACAGTCAAAGGCGATGTTCATGATATAGGAAAAAATTTGGTTGACATAATACTTACAAATAATGGTTATGACGTAATAAATCTTGGAATAAAGCAAGATGTTTCAGCAATTATAGATGCACAAAAAAAGCACAATGCAGATTGCATCGCTATGAGCGGATTACTTGTTAAATCAACTGCTTTTATGAAAGATAATTTAGAAGCTTTTAACAATGAAGATATTAGTGTACCAGTAATATTAGGAGGTGCAGCCTTAACCCCAAAATTTGTAAATGAGGACTGCAGCAAAATATATAAAGGGAAAATTTTATACGGAAAAGATGCGTTCACTGATCTTAAATTCATGAATGAATATATGGACAATAAAAAAAAGGGAAATTGGTCAAATACAGAGGGATTCATCAATAATGAGGGAATAGATATTAATTTAGCCTCATCAAAGTCCAACTCTCAAGCTGTTAAAAAATCAATATCTATAGATATAGAGACTTCTAAATTAAATTTAAAAGAAAATTTTATAAGATCTAAATTTATAAATGAAGAAGAACCAATTCAAGCTCCTTTCTTGGGAACGAAAGTCTTGAACGAGATTGATATAGATTTAAATAAGTTAATTTTTTATTTAGATACAAAAGCTCTTTTTAGCGGACAATGGCAAATAAAAAAAGGAAAAAACCAAAGCGTAGATGAATACAATAACTATTTGGATTCATATGCTAAACCATTGCTAGATAGATGGTTAGAGACAATTGTAGAAAAAAAACTTATTTCACCCAAAGCAGTTTATGGATATTTCAGATGCGGTAGAAAAGATAATAGTATTTTCTTATTTGATGATAAATCATTAAATAAAATTTCCGAATTTAATTTCCCAAGACAAAAATCTGGGAATAATTTATGCATAGCTGATTTTTATTGTGATTTGAAAAAGGATAAACCGATAGATATATTTCCTATGCAGGCAGTAACGATGGGCGATATTGCCAGTGAATATTCTCAAAAATTATTTAAAGAAGATAAATATAGCGATTATTTATTATTCCATGGACTTACAGTGCAATTAGCAGAAGCTCTAGCTGAGTATGTCCATGCATTAATTCGTATTGAATGTGGTTTTAGGACTGAAGAACCAGACAAAAATAGAGAAATACTAGCTCAAAAATATAGAGGAGCTAGATATTCATTTGGTTATCCTGCATGTCCAAAAGTATCTGATTCAAACATACAATTATCATTGTTGGATGCAAAAAGAATAAGCTTGACCATGGATGAATCTGAACAACTTCATCCAGAACAAAGTACTACAGCTATCATTTCACTGCACTCAAAAGCTAAATATTTCAGCGCTTAA
- a CDS encoding DUF2237 family protein, translating to MNINNQNQLNVLGEKIEICSCAPMTGWFRDGFCNYDKNDGGNHSICCVMDDNFLKYSKSQGNDLITPMPIYSFPGLKDGDHWCICLDRWKQALLDGLAPKVILESTNIVVLESVPLEKLKEYQFNKK from the coding sequence ATGAACATAAATAATCAAAATCAGTTAAATGTCCTTGGAGAAAAAATTGAGATTTGTAGTTGCGCACCTATGACAGGGTGGTTCAGGGATGGATTTTGCAACTATGACAAGAATGATGGTGGGAATCATTCCATATGTTGTGTGATGGATGATAATTTCCTGAAATATAGTAAATCACAAGGTAATGATTTAATTACTCCTATGCCTATTTATTCCTTCCCAGGACTAAAGGATGGTGATCATTGGTGTATTTGTCTTGATAGGTGGAAGCAAGCATTATTAGACGGTCTTGCACCAAAAGTCATATTAGAATCAACTAATATTGTAGTTTTAGAATCAGTACCTCTTGAAAAATTGAAAGAATATCAATTTAATAAAAAGTAA
- a CDS encoding DUF4922 domain-containing protein, which translates to MSLEIYWKKALEQTRLSIDDESLYPLKTDIITRDLYEKDDFIIRKLDTSKFIKKKIYGPKQNPFCPWEKILEIDKIGDNHQLILNKYPVQKGHILLITNKWKPQNGWLDIKDWRAIQQVNNDTSGLWFFNSSPIAGASQPHRHFQLLRRSKGEISCPREKWFLEMNSYQDLDSKLKKNIIVSKFNFLENPSCLFEFYLELCKKLGLGDPISDKKPICPYNILITNKWIAIIKRKNDHIHGFSINGLGFAGYLLVTENSNINYLKKFGPEKLLESFV; encoded by the coding sequence ATGAGTTTAGAAATATATTGGAAAAAAGCATTAGAACAAACTCGATTATCAATTGATGATGAATCTTTATATCCTCTCAAAACTGATATAATTACAAGAGATTTATATGAAAAAGACGACTTCATAATTAGGAAACTCGATACTTCAAAATTTATTAAAAAAAAAATTTATGGTCCTAAGCAAAATCCGTTTTGTCCTTGGGAAAAGATACTAGAAATTGATAAAATTGGTGATAATCATCAACTAATATTAAATAAGTACCCTGTACAAAAAGGTCATATTTTACTTATTACAAATAAATGGAAACCTCAAAATGGATGGTTAGATATTAAAGATTGGAGAGCGATCCAACAAGTTAATAATGATACTAGTGGATTATGGTTTTTCAATAGTTCTCCAATTGCGGGAGCAAGTCAACCTCACAGGCATTTTCAACTTCTGCGTAGATCTAAAGGTGAGATATCATGCCCTAGAGAAAAGTGGTTTTTAGAGATGAACTCTTATCAAGATCTAGATAGTAAGCTTAAAAAAAATATTATTGTATCCAAATTTAATTTTTTAGAAAATCCATCATGTCTTTTTGAGTTTTACTTAGAATTATGCAAGAAATTGGGACTTGGGGATCCTATTAGTGATAAGAAACCGATATGTCCCTACAATATTTTAATAACTAATAAATGGATCGCTATTATAAAAAGAAAAAATGATCATATTCATGGTTTCAGTATTAACGGTTTAGGATTTGCAGGATATCTACTAGTAACTGAAAATTCAAATATTAATTATTTAAAGAAATTTGGCCCTGAAAAACTTCTAGAAAGTTTTGTTTGA
- a CDS encoding molecular chaperone DnaJ — translation MNSPENSNTKRISIDLPEELISRFDQLRKEWGFRARGPVIEKILKELLQEDDLLPKNQQQEIDFNDKNTNENLNIDEDTALVLIKSDVKKEVNEISLNKRSTNNNQYKETANSNISLPNFVEKKVKNLRRSINSEKLKENINDIQINTIKETELIKCRIELISHWKTLYGSVPNDHVVEASIDWFERDIWPNLDGTENLPFTWSAANKLMSELCPFWIKKNPSLEIVLLMIGVLEDPFATSDLINRIPTLMRRFVSRFKRNNRSNSFETLDSTMTVHGALKLLNLSTSAGSAHTFRKIREAYKSIALETHPDAGGSTDQMRKLNEAYQLLKNLYRD, via the coding sequence TTGAATAGTCCTGAAAATTCAAATACAAAAAGAATTTCAATTGATTTACCTGAGGAACTAATTTCCAGGTTTGATCAATTACGAAAAGAGTGGGGATTTAGAGCAAGAGGACCTGTAATAGAAAAGATACTTAAAGAACTTCTTCAAGAAGATGATTTACTACCTAAAAACCAACAGCAAGAAATAGACTTTAACGATAAGAATACTAATGAAAATTTAAATATTGATGAAGATACTGCATTGGTATTAATTAAATCAGACGTAAAAAAAGAAGTTAATGAGATATCTTTAAATAAAAGATCTACAAATAACAATCAATATAAAGAAACAGCCAACTCAAATATAAGCCTTCCCAATTTCGTTGAAAAAAAAGTAAAGAATCTAAGAAGAAGTATTAATAGTGAAAAATTAAAGGAGAATATTAATGATATACAAATTAATACAATCAAAGAAACTGAATTAATAAAATGTCGAATTGAGTTAATTAGTCATTGGAAAACACTATATGGATCAGTTCCTAATGACCATGTAGTAGAAGCTTCAATAGATTGGTTTGAAAGGGATATATGGCCAAATCTTGATGGGACTGAAAATCTACCCTTTACTTGGAGTGCAGCCAATAAATTAATGTCAGAATTATGCCCATTTTGGATAAAGAAAAATCCATCACTTGAAATTGTTTTATTAATGATTGGCGTTTTAGAAGACCCTTTTGCAACATCAGATCTGATAAATAGAATACCAACACTTATGAGAAGGTTTGTAAGTAGATTTAAGCGAAATAATAGATCAAATTCATTTGAAACTTTGGACTCAACAATGACAGTACATGGAGCACTTAAATTATTGAATTTATCAACATCAGCAGGATCAGCTCATACATTCCGTAAAATTAGGGAGGCCTATAAATCAATAGCCTTAGAGACACATCCAGATGCTGGAGGATCAACAGATCAAATGAGAAAATTAAATGAAGCGTATCAATTGCTAAAAAATCTATATAGAGACTAG
- the pheT gene encoding phenylalanine--tRNA ligase subunit beta, whose product MKVSHNWLKNLVEISSTPLDLSEKLSIGGFEVESLEDCSENVNGVVLGKVLSVLKHEGSDKLSICQVDIGISKNLQIICGARNIKPNIYVYVATVGTKLKAVDLTIKRSEIRGVMSEGMICSLQELGLEDSSEGIEIIDEGLAIKYELGTPGSELLQLNDFIYDLAITANRPDGMSVVGIAREISALLESTLHFPKINSKYNIHLLKGNKLCQEAITSDCIYTISCIDGVNGDILSPKWLKDRIEKSGIKSINLLVDITNYILLEQGQPLHAFDKEKLSKLIGKEVSPEDFSVRKAIDNESLVCLDGKKYELNENITVVTCCDKPVAIAGVIGGLETSVTNTTSSIYLEGAVFNPVTIRKSSKAVGIRTESSSRYEKGISSKNTISAVTRAINLLEEYYSIKLPIINTSNLKNDEDVFIKLRRNRIHKILGPLIINDQFDKRNLTDTEIVDKLTLIGCTLKSKEYGWDVAVIPNRSQDLIREIDLIEEIARLIGYDRFDLNLPNPINPGKLSSEQLALRKVKNGFTENGFNEVLSYSLVPEDKETLIKISNPLLLETSCLRDNIWKEHLKIVNRNIKAGQTSCFLFEIGNIFHKNTEFIQEEVLNGAIYGDRKFGKWVNSGKSNDLNYYQARGKLKEALSCLNIKIVDKPTDSIDFLHPGRTAKLIIEGKDAGYFGEIHPELILEKKSLKKVYLFSINVVNLLGASTRKNNWIPIFKQYPIVPKIERDINFVFNKKFLISDITSQIRKTGKNLLEDVILIDIFEDYKLGNDHVSYTFRLTYRDKDKTLLESDITSIHSNIISNVEKCFKTKLRN is encoded by the coding sequence ATGAAAGTTTCTCATAATTGGTTGAAAAATTTAGTAGAAATTTCTTCTACTCCTTTAGATCTGTCTGAGAAATTGTCAATTGGTGGATTTGAGGTTGAATCATTAGAAGATTGTTCCGAAAATGTAAATGGTGTTGTTTTAGGTAAGGTCTTATCTGTTTTAAAACACGAAGGATCTGACAAACTCTCAATTTGCCAAGTCGATATTGGTATTTCAAAGAATTTACAAATTATCTGTGGTGCTCGCAATATTAAGCCAAATATTTATGTTTATGTTGCTACTGTCGGTACAAAATTAAAAGCAGTTGATTTAACTATTAAAAGAAGTGAAATTAGAGGTGTTATGAGTGAAGGAATGATATGCTCTCTGCAGGAACTAGGATTAGAAGACTCAAGCGAAGGGATAGAGATCATTGATGAAGGTTTAGCTATAAAATATGAATTGGGCACTCCAGGGTCTGAATTACTTCAATTAAATGATTTTATATATGATTTAGCTATTACTGCTAATAGACCAGACGGAATGTCTGTTGTGGGTATAGCCCGCGAAATTTCAGCCCTTTTAGAATCCACGTTACATTTTCCAAAAATAAACAGTAAATACAATATTCATTTACTTAAAGGGAATAAACTTTGCCAAGAAGCCATAACATCTGATTGCATTTATACAATAAGTTGTATTGATGGAGTAAATGGAGATATATTATCGCCAAAATGGCTTAAAGACCGTATAGAAAAATCAGGAATAAAGTCGATTAATCTTCTAGTTGACATAACAAACTATATTCTTTTAGAACAAGGACAACCTTTGCATGCATTTGATAAAGAAAAACTATCAAAATTAATTGGAAAAGAAGTTTCTCCAGAAGACTTCTCTGTACGTAAAGCCATAGATAACGAAAGCCTTGTATGTTTAGATGGTAAAAAATATGAATTAAATGAAAATATTACAGTAGTTACTTGTTGCGATAAACCTGTCGCTATTGCTGGGGTTATAGGTGGTTTAGAGACTTCCGTAACCAATACTACCTCTTCTATTTATCTTGAAGGCGCTGTTTTTAATCCAGTTACTATACGAAAATCATCAAAAGCAGTTGGAATAAGAACAGAATCTAGCAGCAGATATGAAAAAGGCATTTCATCAAAAAATACAATAAGTGCAGTTACCAGAGCAATTAATCTTTTAGAAGAATATTATTCTATTAAGTTACCAATCATAAATACTTCGAATTTAAAAAATGATGAGGATGTTTTTATTAAATTAAGGAGAAATCGAATACATAAAATTCTTGGTCCATTAATCATCAACGATCAATTTGATAAAAGAAATTTAACTGATACTGAAATAGTTGATAAATTAACACTTATAGGTTGTACTTTAAAGAGTAAAGAATATGGCTGGGATGTAGCGGTTATTCCTAATAGATCACAAGATTTAATAAGAGAGATAGATTTAATTGAGGAAATTGCGAGATTAATAGGTTATGACAGATTCGACTTGAACCTTCCTAATCCAATTAATCCTGGAAAATTGTCGTCAGAACAGTTGGCATTGAGAAAAGTAAAAAATGGTTTTACAGAAAATGGTTTTAACGAAGTACTTAGCTACTCTCTTGTTCCAGAAGATAAAGAAACACTTATAAAGATTTCTAATCCATTGTTATTAGAAACTAGCTGCCTAAGAGATAATATCTGGAAAGAACATTTGAAAATTGTAAACCGTAATATAAAAGCTGGACAAACTAGTTGTTTTTTATTTGAAATAGGAAATATTTTTCACAAGAATACTGAGTTCATTCAAGAGGAAGTGCTGAATGGTGCAATTTATGGCGATAGAAAATTTGGAAAATGGGTAAATTCGGGAAAGAGTAATGATCTTAATTATTATCAGGCTAGAGGAAAGTTAAAGGAGGCCTTATCTTGTTTGAATATAAAAATTGTTGATAAACCAACCGATTCAATAGATTTTCTACATCCGGGAAGAACTGCAAAATTAATTATTGAAGGGAAAGATGCAGGTTATTTTGGTGAAATTCATCCCGAATTAATACTAGAGAAGAAGTCATTAAAAAAAGTTTATTTATTTAGCATAAACGTAGTAAATCTTTTGGGAGCTAGTACAAGAAAAAATAATTGGATTCCAATATTTAAGCAATACCCAATTGTTCCGAAAATAGAAAGGGATATTAATTTTGTTTTCAATAAGAAATTTTTAATTAGCGATATAACATCACAAATTAGAAAAACAGGAAAAAATCTCCTAGAAGATGTAATTTTAATTGATATTTTTGAAGATTATAAACTTGGTAATGATCATGTAAGTTATACATTTAGATTAACTTATAGAGATAAAGATAAAACGTTATTGGAATCAGATATTACATCAATACATTCAAATATCATTTCTAATGTAGAAAAATGTTTTAAAACTAAATTGAGGAATTAA
- the rpmG gene encoding 50S ribosomal protein L33 produces the protein MAKKGTRVVVTLECTEARTSTDPKRSNGVSRYTTEKNRRNTTERLELKKFNPHLNRMTIHKEIK, from the coding sequence ATGGCTAAAAAAGGGACAAGAGTTGTAGTGACCCTGGAATGTACTGAAGCTAGGACAAGCACAGATCCTAAGAGATCAAATGGTGTTTCAAGATATACTACTGAAAAGAATCGTAGAAATACAACCGAAAGATTAGAACTTAAAAAGTTTAATCCTCATTTAAACAGAATGACAATTCACAAAGAAATAAAGTAG
- the rpsR gene encoding 30S ribosomal protein S18 produces the protein MPNSIFKKQLSPIKPGDPIDYKDVDLLKKFITERGKILPRRMTGLTSKQQRDLTLAVKRARIVALLPFVNPEG, from the coding sequence ATGCCTAACTCAATTTTTAAAAAACAATTATCACCTATCAAACCTGGAGATCCTATTGACTATAAGGATGTAGATCTACTAAAGAAATTCATAACTGAGAGGGGAAAAATCCTACCAAGAAGGATGACAGGTTTAACCTCTAAGCAACAAAGAGATCTTACATTAGCTGTAAAAAGAGCCAGAATTGTTGCTCTTTTACCCTTCGTAAATCCTGAAGGTTAA
- a CDS encoding ribonuclease catalytic domain-containing protein, translating to MKDLTNLKTYIIDSDDPHEVDDAISLEIKEGDIKNLWIHISNPCKLFLHDSNVDLDARKKNSSLYLIDQYVPMLPKDILEKANLAQNKISETISAAIEFSDDGSINNYEITEAIIKPKYQLTYEDANEILELEPKEEIELIEIKNLLEKSITFRKKQGAIIFESPNSKVKLHKDKVVLNKLEKTISQIIVAESMILMGYVTSLFIDKYNLAAAFRIQKLNCNPSEILNRYNDSEIKYIILKQYMGRSYITTKPGVHESLGLKMYVQCTSPLRRYLDLIIQRQVYNKINNYELLSTNSVSKIIDYSKNRQLENNNIFKNNKFKYLSIFFKNANKPFYKIIFVKWINHKRNIALVYFPDYSLEILITLFVSIEIYSNKIYKVKYNINDSNLLEFIY from the coding sequence TTGAAAGATTTAACTAATTTAAAAACATATATTATTGACTCTGATGATCCACATGAGGTTGATGATGCTATTTCATTAGAAATAAAAGAAGGAGATATAAAAAATTTATGGATACATATTAGTAATCCTTGCAAACTCTTTTTGCATGACTCCAATGTTGATCTAGATGCAAGAAAGAAGAATAGCAGTTTATATTTAATTGATCAATATGTCCCAATGCTACCTAAAGATATTCTTGAAAAGGCAAACCTCGCTCAAAATAAAATTTCGGAAACTATTAGTGCAGCAATAGAATTCAGTGACGATGGATCAATAAATAATTATGAAATAACTGAAGCAATAATAAAACCAAAATATCAATTAACATATGAAGATGCAAATGAAATATTAGAATTAGAACCTAAAGAAGAAATAGAATTAATTGAGATTAAAAATTTATTAGAAAAAAGTATTACATTTAGAAAGAAACAAGGAGCAATTATTTTTGAAAGTCCTAATAGTAAAGTTAAATTACATAAGGATAAAGTTGTACTAAATAAATTAGAGAAAACAATATCACAAATTATAGTTGCTGAATCAATGATATTAATGGGTTATGTAACAAGTTTATTTATAGATAAATATAATTTAGCGGCTGCATTTAGGATTCAGAAATTAAATTGTAACCCATCTGAAATACTTAATAGATACAACGATAGTGAAATTAAATATATAATATTAAAGCAATATATGGGAAGAAGCTATATAACAACTAAGCCCGGGGTCCATGAATCATTAGGCCTTAAAATGTATGTACAATGTACTTCACCATTAAGAAGATACCTTGATTTAATTATTCAAAGACAAGTATATAATAAAATTAATAATTACGAACTTTTAAGTACAAATTCAGTCTCTAAGATTATTGATTATTCGAAGAATAGACAGTTAGAGAATAATAATATTTTTAAAAATAATAAATTTAAGTATTTATCAATATTTTTTAAGAATGCAAATAAACCTTTTTATAAAATAATATTCGTTAAGTGGATTAATCATAAAAGAAATATTGCTTTGGTTTATTTCCCAGATTATTCACTAGAAATACTTATTACACTTTTTGTATCAATAGAAATATATAGTAATAAAATTTATAAAGTTAAATATAATATAAATGATAGTAATCTTTTAGAGTTTATTTATTAA